A region of the Vibrio tubiashii genome:
CTCTCCGCTGTCTCTATTTCAGCGACAATCGCACCAATCTCAGCACGTAATTTATCAATGTTCTCTACTGTTGTTTTTAGCTCTTCATTCAGTTTATTGATATCAATAACTTCACGAGTGTCTTGAGGGTCAACATAAGCACTTACGGATAGGTTGTACTCATTCTTTTCAATATCATCAAGAGCGATAGAACTAGCAACGTATTCAATATCCCGTTTGTTATCGAACATTTCCATGATCTTATCGATATGCTCACTCGTGAGCACATTATTGTTGGTAGCTTTTTTGAAGAACTCTTCACCACTAGCATCAATGAATTGAATGGTATTTTCTGTTTTGCTTTTTGATAGTACTAAGATATTTACGGCAATTGATGTGCCATAGAACAGGTTGGGTGCAAGTGAGATCACCGTTTCAATATAGTTGTTGTCTACAAGGTATTTACGGATTTTCTTTTCTGCACCGCCACGATAGAAAATTCCCGGAAAGCAAACAATAGCAGCTCGGCCTCTAGATGATAGGTAATTTAAAGCGTGTAGTACAAATGCAAAATCGGCCTTAGATTTTGGCGCCAAAATACCTGCGGGAGCAAAACGTTCATCGTTAATGAGTGTAGGATCATCACTACCAACCCATTTTACAGAATACGGAGGGTTAGAAACGATCGCATCAAACGGCTTCTCATTGCCAAAATGTGGAGCGGTAAGTGTGTTACCCAGAGCAATATCAAACTTGTCGTAGTTGATGTTGTGTAAGAACATGTTCATACGAGCAAGGTTGTATGTAGTGTGGTTGATTTCCTGACCAAAGAACCCTTCTTCAATTATATGGTCATCAAAGTGCTTTTTCGCTTGAAGAAGCAGAGAACCTGAGCCTGCTGCTGGATCATAAATCTTGTTCACTTTATCTTGCTTATGCATAGCAAGTTTGGCGATTAAATTTGATACGGTTTGAGGAGTGAAAAACTCACCACCAGACTTGCCCGCATTAGCTGCATAATTAGAGATCAGAAACTCATAAGCATCACCAAACAAATCAATTTGGTTGTCTTGGAAATTACCTAGCTTTAACTCCGCTACGCCTTTTAAAACTGCACTTAATCGAGTGTTTTTATCTGCAACCGTGTTACCTAAGCGATTACTGGTAGTGTCAAAGTCAGTAAAGAGGCCTTTAATATCCTCTTCAGAAGCGTAACCATTCGCGGAGTTTTCTATATCAAAGAAAATATTTGCTAAATCTATGTTTAGGTTGTGGTTTTTGCTGGCTGTTTTTGCCACGTTACAAAAAAGCTGGCTTGGATAAATGAAGTATCCTTTAGTCTTGATTGCATCATCTTTGATCAACTCAATTTGCGGGGCTTTGTCATCAAAGCCAGCGTAATTGATGCTTGAATCACCGCCCTCAATGTAGTTAGTGAAGTTTTCACTGATAAAGCGATAAAACAGCGCACCCAAAACGTACTGTTTAAAATCCCAACCATCGACAGAACCTCTTACCTCATTGGCGATTTTCCATATTTGATTGTGTAAGTCTTTGCGTTGTTGGGAGCTTGTCATTGTGTTGAATCCTATTGTCAGCGTATGCTGAATCCCCCTTTGTATAGTGAATATTAGTTAAGGAGCACTCAGGTTAACGTCTACGCTAACAGCTGATATTGAGTATGATAAATAATCCTGAAATTCTACCATGCATCCCACAAAAGTCAGAGTAGATAAGTACTCAGTTTAAAGGTTATCAGTTTTCTGATTTTTCCCTAAGGGCATAAAGCCAGCAGCTTTCGCTACTGGCCTATGTCATTGTTATGCTCGATTTTCAATCCATTGTTCCAATTCATGTTCAACCCACGCGGAGGCTCGCTCACCGAGCGATACATTGTGTGGGAACTCCCCATTAGCCATCATTTTATAGATGGTCGATTTACTAAGCTGAACCCTTTCTAGTACTTCTTTTAAACGAATTAATCTCATGAGAATTTCCTCGTGTTGTTATCTCTCATGAAATAAAGGTGCCGTGTAAAAAAAGACTTACGTAGACCTCAGCTTGAGCTCATCTTGGGTGGTGACTCCTATTTTTTGCCCTACTTCTTTTCCCATGACACATACCATGCTTGGAAATGGTGCCGCATCTTGCTCTTCTCCTTCTTGTAGAAACTTAAGCCTACCTCTGATAAGGCGCACCTCTCCATGACTTAAATAGTCATGGAAAGCTTTTGTGTCCGTCCTAGCTGGAACCAACATTACAACAGTTGCCCCTTTGCTCGCTTCTTCTTGTGCTTTCTGAGCAAAGTCTTTTAGCTTGGAATATGGCGGATTGCAGTAGACCGTTTGATTACTCCAGTCTTGAGTGAGCGCATCATCATCCATCGTGAAGTAATGGTCGCACAGCGCAGTTTCAGGCTCAGCCGTTGCATCAAGTGTGAAGCAAAACTCCTCATTAAGCTTTTCAAAGACCGCTGGTGGTGTTTGCCACTTATCTCGCTTTGCACTCCCAGTACGTGCACTAGAGAAAAAGAGTTTCTTGTTCATACATGCCTCTCCTTTACTTCCTTTTCCTATTGTTCTGCTTTCTTGAGTGAGACTTACTTATAAATGCTCCGAGCGTACTGCTTGCATTCGTCACTTCCGTATTGGAATGAGCTTGTCTACTTAAAACGTAAAACAGATACCCCCGTTGGAATTGATAATCCTCATCCGATTTATTCAATACAAAAAGGGGTTGGTTTAGGAAAATGCAAAGCTCATTTGCATCCTGCTTGTGTATCTGTGTCGTCTTAGCCCATGAGTGTTTAATGTCTTTGGCGAGTCGTTTTCTTACCTTCATGTCATTAATGGCTGGCGGGTAGTTAGAAGCATCGAGGAAAAGTGTTATCCGATAGCTGATGCTGCCAGATTGAATCACCTCCCTTTTCCAAATGACATTCAGGTTATCATTTCTTCGATAATGGCAGAGACGATAGAACCACTGATTAAGAATAGTCCTCTCCTGCTGCCTTTGCTTGTTGGGTATCCGCACTCTGAATCGAAAGACATAGCAATGACCAAAACGCATTAAGGCGTCTGTGTAGGCGCGATATAAAACATCCAGTAACTCAAGAGAAGGAGAGCCGTGGTCTATGTCTATTTGATAGTCTCGATAAAAGCCATCCTCTAGCCGCTTCAACGTGGCAAGATGGCTTTGCGTGTTATCTTCCATAACCCTGCTCCTGTTTTGCTTTCAATTCAGCCAGCTTAGCTAACTTCTCATTTCGCTCTTTTATCTTTTCCTCTATCCAGTTTTGAACGTCTTGATAACGCCAACCGATGGCTCTCGTACTCAATGATACAGATTGAGGAAAAGTGCCTTCTTCCATAAAACTGTATATCGACGCCCTTGAAAGGCCACAGGTATGAATCACCTCTTTAAGTCTCATCAAGCGATTCGGTTGTTCAGTATTTGATTGGTTTAAGCTCATGATTAATGCCTTTGTTGGATTCACTCAAACAAAGACGTAGGTCTGTATTTTTTTCTCAACAAGTCTCAGTCGGCCTCATTCAAATTCGATTGAACACTTTTTCACATACATATCATCCCCTTGAGTATTCCGTTTATTGATACAAGGAGAAGATATGGAAACGCTATATACCTTCAGCGCTCCCGTTACTGAGCATCAGATATTAGAGAAAGCCGTCGAGATACTAGAAAACCGCTTAGTGAGTGGCAGTGCTTTTACTCGTCCGAATGACACGAAAGCCTTTCTACGTTGCAAGTTGGGAGAATATGAGAGAGAAGTCTTTGGGGTGATGCTGCTTAATAACCAGCATCAATTGATTGAGTTCAATGAGCTGTTCTTTGGCACGATAGACAATGCTTCAGTGTATCCACGAGAGGTTGTGAAGCTGGTGCTTGAGAAAAACGCCTCAGCGGTAATTTTTGCCCACAACCATCCATCCGGAGATGCAACCCCATCACAAGCAGATCGACGCATTACAGAGCGCTTAAAAGAGGCTTTAGCACTGATTGATGTGCGAGTACTCGACCACATTGTGGTGGGCAGCGACTGCGTGTCTTTTGCTGAGAGAGGCTGGTTATGAATAGTGATGTTAAACGTAACTTCAAGCTAGACCAATTCCACCAGCTTGTTGAGCTCTTGATTGATCAATATGACATTCCCACAGAAACAAAACGCCTTGCACTTAATCTTAAGGTCACAAGCTTCTACAGCAACCGATGCGGGATACAACCCATAGAGGTACAGCTTGAGCGAGCTAACCCTAATGAACCTTGGGAGGTGCGATTCATCGCCTCTTTTGATTACCCTACACCGGAAGCTGAGAGCGTTGAAGTATCTCTATATTTCAACTTCAAACATCAATGGTTCTATCAACCAGATATCCAACGATGCGAGCTCAACCGACCTGAAGTACAGTCGCTCTTCATTAGTTGGCTCAAAGTATTCGCCCATCACCTAAAGGCATCACAGTTCGATACACAGACACTCACTATCGTCAGTCGATTCCGGTAGTTGATTTTTCCTTACTTCAACCATCCTAACCACATTCGATTCAAACTAATCTCAGATACATATCATCCAACCGAATAGTCAACTATTGAAAGGAAAAACCATGAAACAACAAGCATTAACCATCACATCATCATACTCGCCAATATCTCAGAAGCTTAAAAGTTTACTGAAAAGTAAAGTCGAGAAATTCTGGGAACAGAACCCAACCAAGGTGGACGGTGAAAGCCTAACCATTAACTTTCGAGATACGAGTTACAGTGCCGAGGCTGGTGGGTACCACCCAGTAGAAATCATGCTGTCAAAAGAAAATGAGGGACGGTACCGAATCCACTACCTCACAGACTTTGCTTACATGGGTAATGTTTATCCTGAGCTAGAGCGTAATGTGGATTTTGATATTGAGAATGGACAAGCTTTTATTGCGCCATTGGGTTGGCAAAGTTGCCACAGTGAGCAAATGGTTGGTTTCTATGCGCTTTGGGAGCGAAACTTTCTTGCTTACTTGCAAATGGAAGCCTACGACGAAGTCAAAATATCGATGAGTTAAATACGCTATCGGCCAGATAGTGACGCACCCATCGATAGGATGATTGCCATTCTATCAATCAGCCATCAGCAGTGACCGAACCATGACAACAAGGGATAAAGCTAATACCACAGAGCAATTATCATTGGTGTTTGAGTTGTATCAACGGATACCACAAGGTCGAAAGGTGACAGCTAAGCAGCTTCAGGCTGAGTTAGCGGATGCAGGGATGTATCGTGGTATCAGAAGCGTACAGCGCAATCTTGACGTCATCGTCGATTACTTTGATGTCGACAAAGACACTCGAAGTAAACCTTTTGGTTACAGCCGAGGAATATACAGCCAACCAACTCTAGGTGCGAGAGAGCTTGTCTTACTACAGCTTGCTAAAGCAACCATTAGTCAGCAACTTCCACCGTCCTTAGAGTACGCGATTGACTTTGCATTCAGCCTGTTACGAGCACAACCTCGCACTCATACAGGAATGAGACCACCACAAGGAGATACAAGAAAGGCACATACATTCATTAATGAACTAAACGCATCAAAGGTGCTAGGGGAGTTTTTCGAGCCCATATCAGTTGCATTGGTGCATCAAAAACAAATCACTCTTACCCTTAAATCGGGTAAACAAATAGAACAAGTCTCGCCTGTTGGTATCGCGACCACCGCAAGTGAACTTTATTTAATTTATCAAAGCACACTCAACGAGTACGACGACCTTCCTTTAACGTGTATTGCTGAGCTGAAAGTACTGACCTTCTACTTCGATTACCCGTCAGACTTTCAATTGCACCAATATCAACTCAAATCAGAGCCTCAGTGCTTAACACTGCAAACAAACAATATCACTCCGTTGATTGCATCGGACAGATAGTGACGCAAGCAGTGATATCTTACCTCTGTTTCAAAAATTCAATGGAATACACAGGGCTCTTACTCCCTTTCATGCTCCATTGAGCCATAGCGCAATCAAAGTAAAGCATGGGGCACTAACCGTACTTCAACTCCACTAGGTTAGTGTGCAAGGCAGAACTGTGTTTTTACGGCTGGCTGCGCCATTAATTGTCTACAGCTAAGACAAGCAGTGTTAAGGGGGACGGCCGCCCCCTTAGTATGGCCGAATCGAAACAACCTTATCTGAAATGCATATTATTATAGAAAAAGCCTATTTTTCGACCATTTGCATTTACCCCACCTGTCGTCACTTCGTTGAGTTCTACTTAATTAATACACACATCTCAATTGGAGAATTATCATGAAATCAATCATTACTAAAGTCATTACACTCGCTGCTTTAACCCTTTCAATGAACGTAAGTGCTGCCAGCGCTATTGATGCACTCAGTGTCGAATCGATTAAAGCCACTCTTACACCAGAGCAGATTCAACAATCTCTCAACCAATGGAAAGAGAACCAACTAAAACAGGTTGAATCACGCGCTCAGAACATCTCTGATAGAGCACCTATTGAAGCAAGACGAGAGTTAGTGAAATCTCAAATCGAACAAGAATACAAACAGACAGCTCAAGCCTTAGGCTTGTAGTCTGTTGATTATCAGAAAGGAGCGTCATGCTCCTTTTTTTTTGCTTTAGTATCGCAAGAAGGGATTCACTCTTCTCTCGGATGGAACGTGATGAGGGCTTTTCTTCATTTCAGCTTGCTCTCGCTTGAGGTGGCTTAAACTAACCTTCTTTATTAAGAACTCATCCACCTGCGACTCTTCCCAACCCACAGCACGAGAAGATATTTGGATGCTCGCAGGAAACTCACCAGCGGCAATCAAGCGATAAAGCGTTGCTTTACTCAGACCTGTTTTATCTAATACTTCTTTTAATCGAATCAATCTCATCATCACCTCACTATCTACTGTTGCAAAATCACGACTCCTTTACACACCAAGATATCTAGCACCATAGGGAATCACTTAGTCTCATACAATAAGTCATGATATAAGAGCTTATGAGCACTCTGTATGCTAACGATTAAGCTGTGATTTCCTTCTAAGCAAGGTTACTCACACGCTATAGACTGAATTCAATATTGAAGTAATTTGATTTGTAATGAATTGTTCTAGATGAACATTAGAGTCTTAAGGACTCTAGTTGATTAGAATGGATTTGAAAGAAAAAGAGAAAAAAAGATTTATAATGATGTCGCATTACATGCTCCCCTATGCATTATAAATCCCACCCAGTTTTCTCCGCTCTCTTAATCTAACAGACACAACCGAATCACTTCAGTCATGCCTGTTAGGTCAAGCCCCTTGTCGAAACAGAAGCTCTCTATACAATAGGGATGAAAATGTATTTTTTTATTTGACTCAGCTTCTAGTTGGGTTTGACCTGAAAGCTCGATGTATCTCTTGAATTGGTAGCTGAGCCTCTTGTCGCTCACCAGAAATCATCAAGGACACCTCTTCTTTGGCATTCACTGTCATCTGGATAGTACGTTGCGGCTCTTCTGGTTGGGTAAATCGAATCTCATATTGAAAACAAAAGTCTCCCTCCCTCTTCAAAGGGATGATGGCACACTGCCTCGCATTCATGCCCTTGATGCCTCCCAACGCGAGTAGCTTTTGGTAATGAGAAGCCATGTTCAAGCCCAGCTTCATGATTAAACGGGTCAGCAAGACGTAATGCCAATAGCTTTGGGAAGCGTCCTTAGGCTCATCCATACTGAACACATCCGCTAAATAATAGGTAGAATTAAACTTTAGACGTACTTGCTGATAGGTCGAGAATATACTCAACACCGTCCGCCGCCTTGTCATAGGCACAACCTTAGAGAAAGAGAGCAACTTTGCCAACCTATCGCTGCATTGGTTCACGGTAAGGTCAGTTAGGTTAGATGCAGGCTTTAGAATGAACGCTGACGCCACCTGGCACACCCACTGGTGCATTTGGTCTTGCAATGCTCTATTACGAAAGAAATGAATCACACACTGAGTTGGGAAGTCCTCCATCACACCTCCCATGACCTCAGGCCATCGATAGTGCTCAAGTTTTCTCAAATCCGTCCTCTGCTCTCGAACACACCAAGTATGAGCATAGGCATCAAAGAGGCACTTAACTTCAGTGCTTTCATTGTAGAGATAGAGAACGCGATTAAAGTCCAATAGTAGTGAACTAACGCCTTCAAAACTGCTCTTCAAAAAAGGATGCTCAATGTTTAAGTAGTAACTTCCTTTGGTTCGACCAAATAACGCTTTTCCAGTCAAGCCTGAAACATGCGCCTTTATCAAACCCATGGCTTTCAGCGTGTTCAGTTGAGACTTAAAGCGTGCCGCACTGATGTCTCCCATCATTTTACGAATGCGCGTTGAACTCACCTCTTCAATCACACCCAGTTCATCGGCATGTAAAAGCAAGACCACTAAAAATAAACGATTTGCAGCTCTAAAGGATTGGCGTCTTTTAATGTGAGTGTTTTCTGACGACTCTACCTCAATCAGCTCGCTCACATCATTTTTCAGCAATCGAATAACGGCTGGATTCTCTGTCCGGATTATCTTGTCTAACAGCCCAAACTCATCATGATTCAACAGAGTATTTTTCGTCAATGTATACGCATATTGACCACGACCTCTTAATGAATACTGCTCTTTCACAATGAGACTTTGTGTCTTTTTTAATGTCGAAAACAGAGCAGTAACTGTACTGAGCGTTACCCCGTATTGCTTAGAGAACTCTCGAGATTGATGGCTAAATTCAATATCAACACCTTGGTTTTTCAGTAGGCATGATAGTAGGTATATTGCTTCTGATTTCATTGCTAATCCAAGTGCCTAGAGTAGGATTTAAAACGCATTTATAGTGTATATACAAGGAATAGTAACATGATGTCATTGATGTTTGTAATTATGATTACATTGTTGTTATCGATTTTGTTTGGATAAAATAAGAAAGGCGATTATTCTGATAATCGATTAGAGGACTGGTAAGAACATGATCGTTGAAATAACACCAAATTCTAAGATGAAGAAACGCTTAGAGTGGATAGATAAAAATGATGCTTTGATGGCTCAGTGGTTGGTAGGTTACATATCGCAACATGAATGGATATTTCCATTAAACAGTGGAAATGAAACACCATCCGACTACATTGACCGCTTTTTGAAAAATGCTCACAGTTGGGAAGAGAATGCTCAAACTAGAGAGCAGTGCCGCAACATGAAATCGGCTTGGAAGAGCTGGAAAAAGCGAGAAGACAATCGCAAGAATGCAACCATTGCAGAGGGAAGTTACACCATATCAATAACCGCAAGAAAAGAGCTAGAACGTTTAGCCAAACAGCACAATTGCAGCTTTAGCAAAGTGATTGAAAGTCTGCTTCTCAACGCCAAAGAAATCGAGCATCTACAAAAAGCCATCAAGAAACCACTAGAAAAAGCCAATCATGGCTACCGAGTCAATACGGACTTTCTGGCTACTTTCTTTACTGATGACAAAGCGCACCAGCAAGCTGAAATCATAACGCAAACCCTAAGACAGGAAATTGAAAACAATAAGAAACAACATCGAAAAGATCTTGAAAAGCTCAAGCAAGATCTCAAATCCAAGCACTAGATGGGACTACGCTAACTTAGTTGTATCGAAAGGGACTACATTCTCCACAGCCAGTGATTGCAACTTATATCCCCATGCCTGCAACACCGCT
Encoded here:
- a CDS encoding DUF2787 family protein produces the protein MNSDVKRNFKLDQFHQLVELLIDQYDIPTETKRLALNLKVTSFYSNRCGIQPIEVQLERANPNEPWEVRFIASFDYPTPEAESVEVSLYFNFKHQWFYQPDIQRCELNRPEVQSLFISWLKVFAHHLKASQFDTQTLTIVSRFR
- a CDS encoding helix-turn-helix transcriptional regulator, producing the protein MSLNQSNTEQPNRLMRLKEVIHTCGLSRASIYSFMEEGTFPQSVSLSTRAIGWRYQDVQNWIEEKIKERNEKLAKLAELKAKQEQGYGR
- a CDS encoding type I restriction-modification system subunit M, encoding MTSSQQRKDLHNQIWKIANEVRGSVDGWDFKQYVLGALFYRFISENFTNYIEGGDSSINYAGFDDKAPQIELIKDDAIKTKGYFIYPSQLFCNVAKTASKNHNLNIDLANIFFDIENSANGYASEEDIKGLFTDFDTTSNRLGNTVADKNTRLSAVLKGVAELKLGNFQDNQIDLFGDAYEFLISNYAANAGKSGGEFFTPQTVSNLIAKLAMHKQDKVNKIYDPAAGSGSLLLQAKKHFDDHIIEEGFFGQEINHTTYNLARMNMFLHNINYDKFDIALGNTLTAPHFGNEKPFDAIVSNPPYSVKWVGSDDPTLINDERFAPAGILAPKSKADFAFVLHALNYLSSRGRAAIVCFPGIFYRGGAEKKIRKYLVDNNYIETVISLAPNLFYGTSIAVNILVLSKSKTENTIQFIDASGEEFFKKATNNNVLTSEHIDKIMEMFDNKRDIEYVASSIALDDIEKNEYNLSVSAYVDPQDTREVIDINKLNEELKTTVENIDKLRAEIGAIVAEIETAESNV
- a CDS encoding helix-turn-helix transcriptional regulator, which encodes MMRLIRLKEVLDKTGLSKATLYRLIAAGEFPASIQISSRAVGWEESQVDEFLIKKVSLSHLKREQAEMKKSPHHVPSERRVNPFLRY
- a CDS encoding DUF2787 domain-containing protein — translated: MKQQALTITSSYSPISQKLKSLLKSKVEKFWEQNPTKVDGESLTINFRDTSYSAEAGGYHPVEIMLSKENEGRYRIHYLTDFAYMGNVYPELERNVDFDIENGQAFIAPLGWQSCHSEQMVGFYALWERNFLAYLQMEAYDEVKISMS
- a CDS encoding YagK/YfjJ domain-containing protein; amino-acid sequence: MEDNTQSHLATLKRLEDGFYRDYQIDIDHGSPSLELLDVLYRAYTDALMRFGHCYVFRFRVRIPNKQRQQERTILNQWFYRLCHYRRNDNLNVIWKREVIQSGSISYRITLFLDASNYPPAINDMKVRKRLAKDIKHSWAKTTQIHKQDANELCIFLNQPLFVLNKSDEDYQFQRGYLFYVLSRQAHSNTEVTNASSTLGAFISKSHSRKQNNRKRK
- a CDS encoding helix-turn-helix transcriptional regulator, encoding MRLIRLKEVLERVQLSKSTIYKMMANGEFPHNVSLGERASAWVEHELEQWIENRA
- the radC gene encoding RadC family protein, translating into METLYTFSAPVTEHQILEKAVEILENRLVSGSAFTRPNDTKAFLRCKLGEYEREVFGVMLLNNQHQLIEFNELFFGTIDNASVYPREVVKLVLEKNASAVIFAHNHPSGDATPSQADRRITERLKEALALIDVRVLDHIVVGSDCVSFAERGWL
- a CDS encoding phage N-6-adenine-methyltransferase, with amino-acid sequence MNKKLFFSSARTGSAKRDKWQTPPAVFEKLNEEFCFTLDATAEPETALCDHYFTMDDDALTQDWSNQTVYCNPPYSKLKDFAQKAQEEASKGATVVMLVPARTDTKAFHDYLSHGEVRLIRGRLKFLQEGEEQDAAPFPSMVCVMGKEVGQKIGVTTQDELKLRST